Genomic window (Equus asinus isolate D_3611 breed Donkey chromosome 13, EquAss-T2T_v2, whole genome shotgun sequence):
TCTCCGTGTCCACGGGTTTCCCCAGAGGCGGGCCTTGGAATTCTTCCGTCCCTCTTCCCCGTCTCCTCTCCATCAGCAGAAGAGGGAAAGATGCCCTAGTGTGCCCAGCTAGCGTTCCCTGGCTTCTCTAAGGTTGCTTCCCGGGGCTTCCGGGGGCCTCCCTTCCAGCTGCCACATGCCAACCCAGCCAGCTCCACTCAGCTCCGTGGTGCCAAGGTCACGGGTGTGATGCCCAACTACAGCCCCAAGGTGCCAGCAGTGCCAGCAGTGCCGGTGCCCAAACCCTGGCCGACTCCGGCACCTGCTGGCCCTTTTGGGAACTGCATCCCTTGAGCTCCGGGGAGCCTGGGACCTTTGTTGAAGACATGTTATCAGGAGCCCTGTGCTGGGCTGGAGGTTTTGTCAGTTTTATCTTATTGAATAGTCCCAGCTACCGTGTGAGGTGGGTTTTGaaacatgaggaaactgaggcacagagaggctcagAAATTTGTTTAACGTCACACAGTAAGTTACAGACCTAAGATTCCTACCCAAGTCTGTCCAACTCCCCAGTTTGTGTTCTGTCCACGAGACTGTATCTTgcttgggggaagggaaggaatatTCGAGATGGtccactctccccacctcccaggaaGAGGGCAAAGGTCTCACACTTCCAGAGAAGGCAAATAGTGCCTCCTGTAAGCCGGGCACTGTGGCTGGCACCAGGCAATGATGTGAACAGAAATTGTGTGCTCAGAATAGTGAGCTGAGGCCTATGATACATTAATAGACACCCTGTGACAAACTTTTTTGTCAGTCCAAGCAGAAAGACCCATAGTTCAATCGGAGTTAAGTCAAACAAGGTCTTGAATTAGTTCCTTGGACCCAACCACCCTTCTAACTCAAGAATAATAATGGAGGAGtggcatattatttttaaatctcatttgcATATGATTAATTCTAAGTCAAAGAGAATGGAGTTCACCCCTGCCCCTTGCTTCCCAGCCCTTCCAAGAGGTGCCTGACCCTggccacctcccccagcccctgctgggcTTCCCCGTCCCCACCAGTCCCTCCCCACTCCTTGTTCCTGCCCAcacctcccccagctcccagaagtcccttcccttcctcctctgtcaCCCACGCAGCCCCCGCCACCTGGCCGCCCACCTGAAAAACTTTTCCCCAAGTTCTTGAGAAGTCGCGTAGGATCcaggagagaaaaatcaaagtaataaAACCTCATTTAATTCCTAACGGAGGGCAGAGCTGTGAGCTGCAATTATCTTAATGCTGAGCTATTTttactctctctccatctctgtctcctgcctctctccagcgtgagctttctctttctccctgtgtctctccgTCTCTCACAtgtgttttctctgtctctttcgtCTCGATTTTTCCTacctctccccctttctctctctcacctcttgcCTCTTttatccttccttcccttcctcctccttcctgtctgtCCCTCGCACCTGTACCTGCCAGCCAGTCTTCCCCACCCTTCTTGGTCCCAGGGTTTAGCAGCCAGAGTTAAacaccctcccctccaccctcaaAGAGCCCATCTTCCAGGCCTGGCTGAGAGGGGAAAGTCTCCCTTCCCAGCTGCCCCAGCCTGGGTCAGGGGAATTTTTCCTGGTTCCGAGTCTCCCAGAGCTCCCATCCTTTTGGCAGAACATCCACAAACAAGTCCTCCCTGGTCAAAAGAGCCTCAGCCACTGTGGTTCTCAAGGTCTTCTCAGCTCTGATGGGCTCTGAGTGCGACTGGTGGGGATAGCTTCTTGTCTCTGTCCTCTCGTCACCCACCCAGCTGTCCTCTGTTCCCTCATCCCGCCCCAGGACCTTCCCACCCCCCAGCACTGGAAGCCACAGGCTCCTCACCCTGCCCTTGTCCCAGTGGCCACTCCAGTTACTGCCTGGGCCATACCCTTCCTGTGCCCCTTCTGACTTTCAGGACCTTCTTATTTACCCTCCCAAGGCCCTGCCAAACTGGTGTTTGCCACTCCCCGCCACACCCCGTCTGGAAGAGGGGTCTGGGCCGAGCCAGGGGCTGCAGGAGATGCCCACACCCTGGGCAAGCAACCTGGCATCCGGCTGTTTCCCAACAAGCATATAAGTCAACAAACACAGCAGGACTTGAGCCAGGCTTGGGGTTGGGAGGAGTGGAGCTGAGCGGCCAGGGCTTCCAGCTCCCATGAGCAAAGCTGTGCCCTCCTGCCACCCTCTCCTTCACCCCCAGAGTGGGCACTGACCCTGGGGCACAACATCCTGCCCCTGACTCCATTTCCACAAGACTCTTCTGGCCTCTTGCTCCCTCCTCGCCCTGCCAAAGACCCAGCATGCTGGGGCTGGGAGTGGAAAAGTTGCTGGAAGGGTGAGGGGGAGGGCTCATGCCTGTTCCAAGTCCAAGTGTGACCAGGAGAGATCACAGCCAACACAAACAGAGCCCCAGGAagacacatacatatgtacaatATGTACACCTCTACACACACCCTCTCAGCACCACAGAGAGGCATTCAGACCCTCACCCATGGGCCTGCAGAGGGAGACACCAGCTTCTGCAGATACCCAGGGTCTGACAGATAAACAGGGACACTCCACCCTACAGGGccagctcctctcctttctcctctccagagacacacagacacctcTGCAGAGAGAGGTTCACACCTCAGAAATGAGCACAGGCACCTGTCCTCTCAGCTCTGTTCCTGAATGCACCAAACTCACACACGTGATGGCACGTGTACTGGTACAGGCAGCCCCCCCAGCACCCCCAAATCTGTCCCTCTGGGCTGGCTCTGTCTCCCCTCTTAGATCTGGGGAAAAAAGGCAGCAGACATGTGAATCCAGGGTACATCATGGCAGGGTCACATCCCCTCTCCCCCCCAGGAGTGCTCACAGGATCACGACCTCATCCCCCCTCTACTGCCAGACTAGAGCTGTGGATACAGtacccccaccccctgcaagCTGGCACACGCCTGCCCATCACCTTGACAGCCTCTGACATCCTcccccacacccacaccctcctccccacacacatAGTCCTCCCACATCCTGCCACTCACACCAGCATCCTTGACACTCTGACACACTTACTCACACAGACTCTCACACACTCATACCACaccgacccccccccccacacacacacactccccagcTATAGGCACCACAGGGCCCCTggcactcactcacacacacagtcccTGCAATGATGACTGACACATGTCCTCCCACACACAACCCGCTCTTCCACACTCACTCGCTTCCTAGGACACCCCCATTCACAGCGTGACATGCTGGTGGTACTCTCCACGTCCTCACAGGCCTCCCCATGAAACTCCAAGTACCCAGGCCATGAATGGGTTAAGGCCAGAGTCCTGTCTCCCTGCTGCCCCTCTCCCCCTCGGCCTCCCCCCATTATCCTCCCTGCTGGACTCCATCAATAATGCAGCTTCAAGTTCTGGGGAGACCGCAGGGGGCCCCCAGCCTGATCCCCCGGCCCTGGCTCacactccccatcctcctccgGGCCGGGAAGAACACGGTTCCCGGTGCTCATTGGCCACTTTCTCCTAAGCCCTCCCACCAAGCACCCGGGCGCCAGTCCCAGGCCGAGGGGACGGGATGGGGACCCCAAGGCTGGGGCCAGAGGGGTGACaccaagagagagggagagaggcagagacagagacacacggagagggagagagaggaacagcggagagacagagaagagacacacagagacactcagagagagtgagggaaggaggggagaggcagagacacagagagagacagagacacagagacaagcGAGCCGGGGGCCCGAGGGTGGAGGCACGAGGTGACCGGGGTGCGGACGCAGCGCAGCGCGCGCGGCGGATCAGCCCCAGAGCCGGGGGGCACTCGGAGCCCGGCGCCGACCCCTCCTCCCGCCCGTGTGCCCTCCCCTCGCTGAGCGCGGTATTTTTATCTGTGCGCGAacagccttcctcctcctcctcgccgcACAGCCCGCTGTCGCCGCGGCGCCCGGAGCAGCGCGGGGGAGCCCAGCCGGGACCGTGCGCCCCCGCCCCACTGACCACCCCGCCCGCCATGGACCCCAAGGACCGCAAGAAGATCCAGTTCTCCGTGCCCGCGCCCCCCAGCCAGCTTGACCCCCGCCAGGTGGAGATGGTAAGGGGCCGCGCCCACCCCTGCAGAGCCCCCCACACTCCGGGGCCTCTCTGCGCTCCCGGGCGCTGCCAGTTCCGGACTGGCCCGGGAGATGGGGGGTGAAGGAGAGTCCCGGGCCGCCTCGGACAcggcgggggcgcggggccgcgcgggAAGTTCGCTGGAGACTCGTGCAACTTTTTCCCAGGGCTTCCGTCCTGATCCCCGGGCGGGAGAATTCTGGGCCGTCCCGGGAGGGGGGGCTGTGCTCTGGACCCCGCACAGTGTCCTCCTTCCCTAGGCTACCACCAGGACCCCTGCGCCCTGGTCCCAGCCAGCCCTGGTCAGATGTGAGAAACGTGGTGCACTGACCCATTCATTATGCAAAGCCGGCCTGCCCCTCCGCTGGCCCCCTGCTCTGCCTCTCTCTAGTGCCACCCTGTATGGCTGGGCTGGGGTCGCCAGAACCTTGTTCTGACCTCATTCGGCTGTCAGGCCCTAGACAGAGCCAGAACCTGGGCgggagggggggggggagggggggcggcggggggacGTGGAGGATGACCAGTCGTTAGTGAAGCCACTCCTCTACACACAGGCGCCTGGCTTGTCTGGAGAGCCTTCCTGGGGTCTGGGAGGTCTCCgaagaggggtgggggaggagaagagggctCCGCCCCCCAACAACCTAGAAGGTTCACTTGTTGCTGAGGTGTAGCTGGCACTCAACAGAGCAGTGACAGTGGGGCCAAGTCATTTTGAGGGGAGATAGGGGGCTATGGGGGGCGGGTTGGGTCCTGAGCCTAAGcagctttctgtctggatgaccatCTTGGGAGCTTGGCAGGAGGAGGTGGCAGTTTCAGCTTAATTCACCTGGTTCTCTTTGTGCATTTCCCTGGAGATCAAAGGGGACCTAATTAACTGACAGTCGGTCTGATTGCCAAGCTGGGGGGGCCATTCCTGGGAGTGCTCCGTGCCTCCCCTCACTATTCAGCTTGGCTCATGTACCTAGGAGGGcaactttttggtttttttatgaGGACTAGGTAAAGAGTTCTACAGCCTGAGAGAGACTGCTAGAGGGGCCCAGACCCAAGCCTCCAGAGACACCCACCAGGCCCCTGGGGGTCTGGGGCTCAGGCCCACACCTGAGCCTCAGTGTGAGGCTGGAGGTGTCTGCAGTGCCTCGGCTCAGCCTCCCTCTGCAGCTGGATCCAGTTTCTTTGAAGCCCTTGAGCTGAGCTTAGGTGGGCAGGGCCACGTGGGTGCCATGGCCCATGGGGCATCTTCTATAGCTGGCTTCGGCTCCTGAGGTCtgatgtcttaaaaaaaaagggagaggaagggccttggtaggggaagagagaaagggaaatacCCGTTCTAGAGTAGCCATGGAGTGGGATGTCATGGGCTGGAGTCACTAACtggtttttctcctcctttctctgccttggcatgctgtgtggccttgagctcTTTGctgaatctctctgagccttgggttTTCACCTCAGTAAAATGAGGGGTGAGCTATAGAGTTCCTTTCAGCTCTGACTGTCTTTGATTCAAAGGTTCCCCAGGGACTCCAAAGCACTGTTTGTTCCCtgctgtggtgtgtgtgtgggggggggggctgcaGGTGTCTGTcctgtccccctcctccccacctctttctccatctccttagATCCGGCGCAGGAGACCAACCCCTGCCATGTTGTTCCGGCTCTCAGAGCACTCCTCTCCAGGTGGGCCCCTTCCCtgcccgcccgcacccccagcccttGCCGCACCCTAACTCTGATGCCTTCTTGGGGCCCTTGCCAAATCCCATGAGTAGGAGACGGAGCAGAAGATGGAGGGGGGGAGTGGGTAAAGTCTGGGAGGGGCTGGGTTTACTTATTGCCCAGGCCCCTCCCAACACCGGGAAGGAAAGGGCACACTTTCCCTTTCCCTGGAGATTGAGCCTTTGGAGAAAGtaatttgaattctctgtctctgttcccctttctctctccctcttctctcttcttccgcCCTCGGTTCATCGGTGGCCTCTCTCAGAGGAGGAGGCCTCCCCGCACCAGGTGAGTTTTCAGGGGCAGCTGGAAAAAGGGATGCTGGGGCCCTTTGTGGTGGGGTGGACTAACACAGGGGGCCGCCCAGGAGGACACATTAGCACATCAGTCGGCACCTCCAGGGAGAGTGCCTGGTGCCAGGGTGCCACCAGCAGATCCTCCTCTGCCCTTTGTTTCCTCAGACCCGGGTGAGGCCTCCAGAACCTAGGGTTGTGCTCAGAGCCAGGCCACGGCTTATTGAGGCCCTCCCAAAGCAACAGGGCGGCCTCAGCCTAGGTGCAGGACCCTGGGGGCAGCAGCGCCTGGACCCATCAGCAGAGGCTAGACCAGTCTGCCTGGGTTGCCATGGGTGGGATGGAATGCAGGGAGGGTGACAGGAAGGGGCCTGTGGTGAGCCCATTTAATCTGGCCCTTCCCCTGGCAGAGAGCCTCAGGAGAGGGGCACCACCTCAAGTCGAAGAGATCCAACCCCTGTGCCTACACACCGCCCTCACTGAAAGGTACTGTCCCCTCACCCATCAGTCTGGCTGTCCCCTTGACCCCTGGAGCGGGGCTGGCATTTGAGGAGAGGTGAAAGCTGAACTTTTGTCAGTGGGGAGGGATGGTCTCGTGTACCCCAACCCCTACTTGCAGACCAATTCTCTCTTAATGTGGCCTTGTCAAAAAGCAGGAGTCTGGAGGCTGAACACGGCAGATATGAGCCTTAAAATCAGGTGTGGGATTGGAAGAAAAGAGGTGGCTGGCCTAAAATAACAAGTAGGCATCAACATAAAGAGACTCAGCTCTGCTCCTCCTATTTGCAAGTGTGTGTGGAccccccctcccactccccaagGGGCACCTTCTCCTGGGCTGCACCCGttgccctgccctcctctccattTGCATAACATTGGCACAGGCCTGCCCACTGGATGCTTCTCattcctgcttttcctttctgtatTAGAAGGCAAGTCATTCCTACAACACACACTTATGCAACACCTAGTGTATGCCAGGCCTCACTGGTGAGCAGTGGGCAAAATAAGAGGAGTGagatctggcccctgccctcctggggcccTTTGCTCCAAAGGGTCAGGGAGAGTTACAGAGGAGAAGATGTTTAAGCCTGGATTTGAAGGATGAATGAAAACTCAacaggtggtggtgggggggggagacactggaaggacattccaggaagagggaagaaggtgTGCAAAGGAGAAGAGATGTGAAATCAGAGGGGGTCTTAGGGCCAGCCTGGAGACTTGGCTTCCGGTggggagctggaggagaaggTGGGGCAGACGGGTGTGGGGAAGGTCTCTTCCTAACTAAGCCATGGGATGCCTTCCCACTCCCGCCTCTGCGCCTGCCTGGGGCTCTtcctgcctggccagctcccTTCTCCCGGTGTGCTGAGTGCTCCCTCTGGGGTGGTTTTAATGAATTCCCAGCACCGGTCAAGGTCAACAGGTGCACCTGTCAGCCCGCCTGCCTGGgttgggagcagagaggagaggagagaaaggcaggGGCTCTTTCTCTTCCCCCCAGGACAGGGAATGAAGGGACAGCAAGCAGGCAGTGTGGTTCAGCACCTGGAAGGACTTCCCACCTGTAGGGATGTGGGGAAGGCCAGTCCCCAGGGTGGGCATGAGGGTGGGCTGGCATCTTCTCAGCACACAATATAAGgaatctctctcctccctccctgggctggggagggccgAATGGATGTGAGGGGGATGAACCGTCGCGTCGCTGGGATGCCTGATTATGAGTGtggggcagagggctggggtgAAGAGGATACAGCCAAGGCGCTTCCCGGGCCCCCTGCAATGGCCAGAaatgtgcccccacccccactgcttcTGTGGGCTGTGCCTTAGGAGGGTCTaagtggggagaggcagggcagaGGAAAGGGGCCAGGACAGGGGCAGGTAGCCTGCAGGTGGGGGCTGTGCTAGAGACTTCTGAGCTTAAAAAGGGAGACTTGGGTGGGCGGGAGTTCAGGAAcccagagatggagacagagagagaaggagacagctGGGAGGGCAAGCgggagaccccagagagccctGAGAGGCACGAGGCAGGGGCGAGGTGAGGCGAGGCATGCGGGAGGTGCACGGGGCACCAGCACAGGCgctgcacatgcacacacacctattGTTCACGAACTGAACTCTGCTCCCCTAGCTGGGGGAGAGGACGGCTGCTCCAGCTGCCACCCCCTCTGTCTCCCTGCTCAAACCTCAGAGGACCCTTCTGTCCCTGGGGGGCACTGTTTTGTAGGCTCCGGCCCCGTTCTGGGCAGGGGACGGCACCTGGCCGGGTTGGGGCTTTgtagggggagaagggcccctgGTGGAGGGTGGATAACACTGAGTCTAGGCATGAGGGGGGCTCTCCAAGGCCGAACCCTCGCACTTGGCTCAAGGTGAAGCTTTGCCGCATCCCCAAGGCCAGGGCAGGGTGATTTATTGCGCTTTTATTGCCTGGGTAGCTTGCCCAGAGCCAGCGGGAGGCACTGGGCTGGAGCCtggggcagggcggggcagcgggCACACACAATGCACCCTCTGTGCCTGTCCCCGAGTTGGCAGGAGCACAGTGCCCCGCTCATTGCACCACAGGTTTCCAGCCTGGATCTACCCCTCGGGCCTTCTGAGGGGACGGGCTGCCTGCAGACCAGGAAGGAGCTGCGGCAACCCCAGCCCCTAGCTCGTCAGCATCTCAGCTGTGGGCTGTGAGTTTAGTGACCCAAATCCTTTAAAATCCCGCCAGCTCCTGGcccccctgctgcctctgccccagccacACCTCACAGTGTCCCCTCAACCCCTGCCATTCTCCCAGAAttccccagccccggccccttTCCCGAAGCTCCTGGTCCTTTCCATTGTTTGGAAACTTCTCTCCAGCTGCCCACTCTGTTCCCTTCCTAGGCCCTATCCCATCAGGccttggtggtggtgatggtggggggtGTTTGCTGCTTTCTAGGTCAccagagagggagctgggagcTTGGGGATGTGGGTCAAGATTGTGGGGGCTGCGTCGAGCACGCCACATCCCCAGGCACGACTTCACTGGCTGCAGACTATTATGTCCTCAGTCTCAGAATTGTTCCTACCTCTTAGAGCTTGGGGCAGAGGTGTGTGGAGTGGCATCTATGACAGGGCAGCGCCTGGGGGTGGGGACCAAGCCCAGCATGGGAGGGCTAGGATTAGGGTGAACAGTGAGCCCTAAGCAGGCTGCACACTCCCCCAGAAGTTGAAAGGACAAATCCTCCAGGCCCTGGCCCCTAGGCCCTGTGCCTTCTGCCAGGGGCTGTAGCTGGACACTATTCCTAATACTGGGTCCTTGGAGAAGCAAGCTCTCCAGCCAGGAAATGTTAAGCTGCTGTTGTGCCCGCCTGGTCTTGTCCAGCTTGGCACCCTATGGTGTAGGGGAGCTGCCTGGTGCCAGCCTCTGGGGGGCCAGCATCTTTGGACAGCTTAAGAGCCAAATCTGATCAAGAGTCTACCCcctgctgcttttgccctggtgTGGACCCCAGCAGGCTGACCTGCAGCCTTCAGCTTTTGAACTAGAACTCTGAGCCGGTTAGCACTGGCCCAGCCCACGGGAaggaggctgggggcggggccacaTGCCTCTCCAGCTCCATGGGCTGCTTCTTGGACCTGGCTGACCCTTGCCTTCCCGGGTCCCCCTGTGCCAGCTGTGCAGCGCATTGCTGAGTCTCACCTGCAGTCCATCAGCAACCTGAATGAGAACCAGGCCTcggaggaggaggatgagctgGGGGAGCTTCGGGAGCTGGGCTAcccaagagaggaagaggaggaggaggaggaggaggatgacgaagaagaggaggaggaggaggacagccAGGCTGAAGTCCTGAAGAGCAGCAGGGGGTCTGGTAAGCTGAAGGGACTGGAAGCCTGGGTCCCACCACCATGGTTAGGTGGGGTCCTCCCTAAGTGTCCTGGGTAACCCCCTCTCAGTTCCCAGTTCTCACACATGTTAACTGCACTCACACCACAAGGGGCCTCCCATCCTCTCACCCCACTGGATGCCTCACACTCAGCCTTACCTGACATCTGGGCTGCTCCCATCCTTGACTCAGCGCCTCTCCCAATCAGGCTTTCCTAATAATTCATCTCTTCTCTAAGAAGTAAGGCAAGGCCACATGAGGTTTGAAGCTAGACCCAAGAAAGGACTTCCCATCTCGCTGGCAGTGAGGGGGTGCAAGGAGATGCAGGGATGGAGGACTAAGGGTGTCCAGTGCCCTCACTGCCTGCATTTCTGAACTAGGATGTGGTCTCTGCTGGGAGGCAGAGTGCTGACTGATAAGTCCTCTCCAGGATCCTGTGGCTGTTTCTCCCCCTTTTTTACTTCCTAGGCTGGGGCGGGGGCGAGATGGTGCCCTCTAGCGTCTAGACAGAGAATCTAGGATTCAAGAACCAATCTGGTCCTCCGCACCTCCAACCCCAGCTGCCTCGGAAGAGATGGGCCAGCGAGTGGCCTAAGACCTACACAGCAGGCCTCAGAGCTAGAGGTCCCAGATCCAAAATCTCCACACAGGGTCCCAAGGCCCAGAGAATTTCTCGGCAGGAGATCTAAGCCCCTCCCATGGCTGATTCTTCCAGACCTGTCCATGCAAGGCTGTGCCACATCTGTCCCTCCTAGTGCACATTAAACTTTTTGGTCCCATTATTCATGGGGATGACAAACAGCCGACCACCCCTGCTTGAAGTGTCCAGCCTTTGCACCCAAACAAAATGGCTTggaccttctctctgtgtctctgagtCAACTCCCACTGAGACCCCCAGAACAGGTAGacaggaggtgagagga
Coding sequences:
- the PPP1R1B gene encoding protein phosphatase 1 regulatory subunit 1B isoform X1; translation: MDPKDRKKIQFSVPAPPSQLDPRQVEMIRRRRPTPAMLFRLSEHSSPEEEASPHQRASGEGHHLKSKRSNPCAYTPPSLKAVQRIAESHLQSISNLNENQASEEEDELGELRELGYPREEEEEEEEEDDEEEEEEEDSQAEVLKSSRGSAGQKTTCGQGLEGPWERPPPLDEPQRDGSSDDQVEDPALSEPGEEPQRPAHLEPGT
- the PPP1R1B gene encoding protein phosphatase 1 regulatory subunit 1B isoform X2; its protein translation is MLFRLSEHSSPEEEASPHQRASGEGHHLKSKRSNPCAYTPPSLKAVQRIAESHLQSISNLNENQASEEEDELGELRELGYPREEEEEEEEEDDEEEEEEEDSQAEVLKSSRGSAGQKTTCGQGLEGPWERPPPLDEPQRDGSSDDQVEDPALSEPGEEPQRPAHLEPGT